ATTTCCTGGTTACATTCAGAATGTACCAATTGAACTTTGACGGGAATGACGAGCGGGTTTACAGTAAGTACTGGGAGCAGTATCCCGTTCGTTTTGTAGAAGACATTTAAGCGCTATATACTATAAGTATAATTTATAAAATAACTATCATACTATCATTTTCTGATTTAATGCCTTGAATGATAACTCTTTGTATTATGATAGTTGCCAAAAATAACTATCATTCCATCTATCATAACTATCATTCATTGTGTGTAGACTTATGACTTTTTTGACTAAGTATATGACTTAAGATCAGAAAGATAATGATATAAGTTTACCGAGACCCGGGTCTCGTCCCCTTTTACACCCGGGTGTGCGGAATGCCAAGATGGGGGTGTAAATGAGGGCGAAATGGGGGTGTTATCTACTTTTTGTAACTATATTACTCAATTTAGGTCACCTGTTTCAGGTAAATATCTATAGGGAGATGAGAAAACAGATCTATAGGATGGTTCTATTTCGGACTTTCCGGGAGATTGTACTTCCCAATGTATAGTTTCTCTTCTTTCAAATTGTAGGAAACGGCATACAAGTTTTTTTCCTGGCTGTCTACAGTAAGAAAAACCATCGGATTCTTTATTATCAAATGGGAAACTAGTTTGCCATCCCTGTTGAAGATGAGTATTCCGTTTTCTTTCTGATGTTTTTCAGACAGGTATTGGCTGAAAGCATAAATATGTTCTTTCCCCATCGTGACGCACCCGAATCCCTCGTGGTGCAGACTATCGAACCGGATGCGGTCGGGTGTCTTGTGAAACAAAAAATCGGATGTTTGCTTTTCCCATTGTTTGACTAATCGTTTGTTTTTATAGATATAGGATGAAAGATAGCCGAAGTAGGTACTGGCATATACAAACTGATTGTCATATCTGGCCAGATGTCCTTGAAAAAAATCGAGATATTCTTTGTATTGATACTCGGGACCAATCACGGGATAGTTTCCGAAAAAGAGCATTTCTTTACTCCGTTTGTCACTGTTATATACGCTCAGCAGACCTTTGATGAAAGGACCCAGGCAGACAAATCGTTTATCTTCGGTTTGGTATGCTTCACTGGGAGAAAAGTCTCCTAACCGCAGGCGGATGAAATTGGCGATCGACATTTGTCCGTTGTTGACGATCAGTTCATAGTAGACATTGTTTGCCCGGTTGAGATAGTCGAGTTTAGTATTTAAATGACTGTCCGGGGATATAGCGATTGAAGTGTCTTTCCTTTTCAGCGTATATTGGTCCATCTCTTTGCTTTGCGTCCGGAAGATGCGGATGGAAGATGCATCCTGCGGATTCAACAGGCAAAGCAGTGTATCGTTCAGTAGATGAAGGGGAGGGGCAAAGAGGTCCGGAAGGTCTGTCAATGCTTCCTCTTCTATTGAGGTTTGAGAAACAGTTTGTATGTCTATTTTTTCTACTGTGACTTCAGGTTTTGAACAGCAGCAGGCCAATATGCATGGAGTCAGGATTAAGAATATGTAATTTCTGATCATTTTTCAGTTTTTATTAAATATGAATGTTTCATTATGATCAAATGTGAGCCTGTTTGTGCCGAAAAAACAACTTAGCTTACTTATACCCAAGGTTACTTGGGCTAGTCTGTCCCGCCCTTACAGACCTATTAGATGCTAAATCCATATTGAAATCAATATAAATAGGTTCAATTGTTATCAGAAATGAATCTATTTGTTGCAATAAAAGAACCAGGTACGCGGATGACGCGGATTAGGCGGATCAAAACGGATTAAATGATCCGATCCGTTCAAATCCGCTCAATCCGCGTCATCCGCGTACCTGGTTCTTATTAAAATAGTTCATATATCTTTCTATAATTATCACATATTGATTCATTATATCCGGAATGGTTGCTACAATGTAAATTGTATTTAATGTGCTTCCAGCCAGTTTACCCCTTCGCCGCAATCGGCAATCAGTGGGACCTGTAGCTTGATGGCACCTTCCATCTCTTCCAGGACGATCTGTTTTACTTTCTCCAATTCGTCGTTGCAGACATTGAAGTTCAATTCATCGTGTACCTGGAGGATCATTTTGCTCTTCAAGCCTTCGGATTCGAAACGATTGAAGATACGTACCATGGCTACTTTGATGATGTCGGCAGCACTGCCCTGGATGGGGGCGTTGATCGCATTTCGCTCGGCATAACCGCGGACGATAGCGTTATGTGAATTGATATCCGGCAGATACCGCTTGCGTTTGAAGATCGTTTCCACATGCCCTTTTTCTTTGGCGATGCGGATACTTTCGTCCATGTAATCGCGGATGCCCGGATAGCTTTTGAAATATCCTTCTATAAGCTCTTTCGATTCCGCCCGGGGAATGTTCAGCCTTTCGGCAAGGCCGAATACCGAAATACCGTAGATGATTCCGAAATTGGCTGTCTTCGCTTTACGGCGCATATCGCTGCTGACTTCTTCTACCGGAATACCGTATATTTTGGCAGCCGTGGCGGCATGGATATCTGCTCCGCTGCGGAAGGCTTCGATCATATGTTCGTCGTTGCTGAGATGCGCCATGATGCGCAGTTCGATCTGCGAATAGTCGGCAGAGAAGAAAGTACAGTCCGCATTGTCGGGAATGAAGGCTTTACGGATTTCACGTCCCAGTGCATCCCGGATAGGGATATTCTGCAGGTTCGGGTTGGTCGAACTCAGACGGCCGGTGGCGGTGACTGTCTGGTTGTACGATGTGTGGACCTTACCTGTTACCGGGCTGATCAGTTCGGGCAGCGCATCGATATAGGTGCTCAGTAACTTTTTCAGTCCCCGGTATTCGAGCAGCTTGTCTACGACCGGATGTTTCGACCGGAGTTTTTCCAGGATATCCTCGCTGGTACTGTAGCTGCCGGTTTTTGTCTTCTTTGCTTTTTCCTCTATCTTCAGCCGTTCGAAAAGGATCTCGCCGACCTGCTTGCTGGAATTGATGTTGAATTTTACTCCTGCCAGTTCATGGATTTCTTTTTCCAGTTTGAGCAAAGCTTCGGTCAGTTCTTCCGATGACTGTTTCAAAGCGACCGTGTCGAGTTTGACTCCTGTCTGCTCCATTTCTGCCAGTACATATATTAATGGCATTTCGATGTCGAAGAAAAGAGATTCGATCCCTGCCTTCTTCAGTTCGGGGGCAAAGAAGTTTTTCAACTTTAATGTGACATCGGCATCTTCGGCGGCATACTCCGCAATCTGGTCGAGCGGCACGTCGCGCATGCATAACTGGTTCTTTCCTTTCGGGCCGATCAGTTCCGTAATGGGAACCGGTTTATATTTGAGATAAGTCTCCGCGAGGTAGTCCATCCCATGACGCAGCTCCGGGTTGAGCAGGTAATGGGCGATCATGGTGTCGAACAACGGGCCCGCTACCCGGACATCGTACTTGCGGAGGACCATGATATCGAATTTGATGTTCTGTCCTATTTTTTGTGATTTCGGGTTTTGCAGGGCAGGGGAGAAGTGGGCGACAATTTTTGCTGCCTCTTCCTTGTCGGCAGGAACCGGGACGTACCATGCCTCATTTTCCTTGACTGCGAACGACATTCCGACCAATCCGGCTGTCAGCGGATCGATGCCGTCGGTTTCCGTGTCAAAAGCGAAAAAATCCTGATCCAGTAAAAAATGCCCTAATTTAGCTCTATCCTCTTCAGAATCAACGATATTGTAATTATGAGGGATGGTTTTTAAGCTCGCGAGAGTCGAATATTTGGGAACACTCGGCTCTTCGGTCGCAAATAAGTCAAAGAGATTGCCTTGAACAGGGCCTTTGGCTGCTTTAGGGGCAGGAGCAGGGGCAGGCTTTTTCTCCTCTCCGGACATTTTGTTAATAAATGTTCTAAACTCTAATTCAGTGTAAATCTCGGTCAGACGCACTTCGTTCGGTTTTTCCCGGATACATTGCGCGGCATCGAACTGAATGGGGACATCCGTCTTGATCGTTGCCAGGAATTTGGAGAAACGGATCTGTTCGGCATTCTCCGTTACTTTCTTCTGAAGGGAGCCTTTCAGCTTGTCGGTATTCTCCAGCAGGTTTTCGATGGAACCGAACTCGTCGAGTAATTTCTGTGCTGTCTTTTCTCCGACACCCGGACATCCCGGAATGTTATCGGAGCTGTCGCCCATCAGTCCCAGTAGATCGATCACCTGGTCGACCGAAGTCAGCGAGTATTTATTCAATACTTCCTGTACACCCATCACTTCGTAGTCGCCTCCGAATTTAGGGCGGTACATAAATATATGTTCGGACACCAGCTGGCCATAGTCTTTGTCCGGTGTCATCATATAGACTTCGAATCCTTCTTTCTCCGCTTGCTTGGAGACGGTGCCTATCACGTCGTCGGCTTCGAAACGGGGAACTTCCAGGATTGGGATATTGTAGGCTTCGATAATATTTTTGATAATAGGTACGGACTGCCGGATCACTTCCGGCGTTTCTTCCCGCTGTGCCTT
This is a stretch of genomic DNA from Parabacteroides chongii. It encodes these proteins:
- the polA gene encoding DNA polymerase I — encoded protein: MKLFLIDAYALIYRSYYAFLKNPRINSKGMNTSAIFGFINSLEDVLKRENPTHIAVAFDPKGPTFRHEAYELYKAQREETPEVIRQSVPIIKNIIEAYNIPILEVPRFEADDVIGTVSKQAEKEGFEVYMMTPDKDYGQLVSEHIFMYRPKFGGDYEVMGVQEVLNKYSLTSVDQVIDLLGLMGDSSDNIPGCPGVGEKTAQKLLDEFGSIENLLENTDKLKGSLQKKVTENAEQIRFSKFLATIKTDVPIQFDAAQCIREKPNEVRLTEIYTELEFRTFINKMSGEEKKPAPAPAPKAAKGPVQGNLFDLFATEEPSVPKYSTLASLKTIPHNYNIVDSEEDRAKLGHFLLDQDFFAFDTETDGIDPLTAGLVGMSFAVKENEAWYVPVPADKEEAAKIVAHFSPALQNPKSQKIGQNIKFDIMVLRKYDVRVAGPLFDTMIAHYLLNPELRHGMDYLAETYLKYKPVPITELIGPKGKNQLCMRDVPLDQIAEYAAEDADVTLKLKNFFAPELKKAGIESLFFDIEMPLIYVLAEMEQTGVKLDTVALKQSSEELTEALLKLEKEIHELAGVKFNINSSKQVGEILFERLKIEEKAKKTKTGSYSTSEDILEKLRSKHPVVDKLLEYRGLKKLLSTYIDALPELISPVTGKVHTSYNQTVTATGRLSSTNPNLQNIPIRDALGREIRKAFIPDNADCTFFSADYSQIELRIMAHLSNDEHMIEAFRSGADIHAATAAKIYGIPVEEVSSDMRRKAKTANFGIIYGISVFGLAERLNIPRAESKELIEGYFKSYPGIRDYMDESIRIAKEKGHVETIFKRKRYLPDINSHNAIVRGYAERNAINAPIQGSAADIIKVAMVRIFNRFESEGLKSKMILQVHDELNFNVCNDELEKVKQIVLEEMEGAIKLQVPLIADCGEGVNWLEAH